A genomic window from Limisphaerales bacterium includes:
- a CDS encoding type II secretion system protein encodes MKNRAFTLIELLVVIAIIGILAGMLLPALARAKAKAARIKCVANLSSIGKAFIGFSHDNAGRLPWQLTPSQVANHFGNNYKESLSHIYSVLAVKAGVQSAQILRSPCDAMREEANESSQKSWTTYDAKRGQYIDCAAISYSLIKGADTVRPSSILATTRNLSTDDLGNANWAGADENPPPKNAMTGLNAGQGQLVLADGSASQSTDADIGNNGSGKLVNAHISARGGVILGPGSTYVIGCGGGGCTGDWDFKFGYKHVYESHADDYVTNTTNLRKYTEWQSDPITYWAPTKNEPASITQIFKFKKPTCEVYLQTLVASFNFGSSKGENSIWASKDGQNWTQLIDNPIPSRIDSLKMYKKKLPEELLGGNAIHIQVRFLTDNSPNSSYSMAQFCRAPKNGTGPEPGYFGEGQNVFELKAKFKKKH; translated from the coding sequence ATGAAAAATCGTGCCTTCACCCTCATTGAACTTTTGGTGGTCATCGCCATCATCGGAATTCTAGCTGGAATGTTGCTCCCCGCCCTCGCACGCGCCAAAGCGAAGGCAGCCCGCATAAAGTGTGTTGCCAATCTTAGCTCCATCGGGAAGGCATTCATTGGTTTCTCTCACGACAATGCGGGACGATTACCTTGGCAACTTACCCCCAGCCAAGTGGCGAACCATTTTGGAAACAATTATAAAGAATCACTAAGCCATATCTATTCTGTCCTTGCAGTGAAAGCTGGAGTGCAATCGGCTCAGATTCTTCGGTCCCCTTGCGATGCTATGCGAGAAGAAGCTAATGAATCATCTCAAAAGAGCTGGACTACATATGATGCAAAAAGAGGGCAGTACATTGACTGTGCTGCCATAAGCTATTCATTAATCAAAGGTGCGGACACCGTACGCCCTTCATCCATTTTAGCCACTACGCGCAACCTTTCCACTGACGACTTGGGTAATGCAAACTGGGCGGGCGCAGATGAAAACCCGCCCCCTAAAAACGCAATGACCGGTCTGAACGCCGGACAAGGCCAGCTAGTGTTGGCGGACGGCAGTGCCTCACAATCCACCGATGCAGATATTGGAAACAACGGTTCGGGCAAACTCGTGAATGCTCACATCTCCGCACGCGGCGGAGTGATCCTCGGCCCAGGCAGCACCTATGTGATTGGATGCGGAGGAGGTGGATGCACTGGGGATTGGGATTTCAAATTCGGATACAAACACGTTTATGAATCCCATGCAGATGATTACGTGACAAATACAACAAACCTAAGGAAATATACAGAGTGGCAATCCGATCCAATAACTTACTGGGCTCCCACCAAAAATGAACCTGCATCCATCACCCAAATTTTCAAATTTAAAAAACCAACGTGCGAAGTTTACCTGCAAACACTTGTTGCATCGTTTAACTTTGGATCCAGTAAAGGCGAAAACTCAATCTGGGCATCAAAAGACGGGCAAAACTGGACCCAATTGATTGACAACCCCATTCCAAGTCGAATTGATTCCTTGAAAATGTACAAAAAAAAATTACCCGAAGAATTGCTCGGCGGAAATGCTATTCACATTCAAGTCCGCTTCTTGACGGACAATTCCCCGAATTCTAGTTATAGTATGGCACAATTTTGCAGGGCCCCGAAGAATGGTACTGGGCCTGAGCCGGGATATTTTGGAGAGGGGCAGAATGTTTTTGAATTGAAAGCTAAATTCAAGAAAAAACATTGA
- a CDS encoding DUF4339 domain-containing protein, whose protein sequence is METTQVSVLAVYVSRNGQSYGPFSREDLWGHFQSGAFVATDLAWHEGMAEWTQLTDLFEPAPIPVMPVAPVAPAIAFVPKSSELSVKTSNSISNTGIRQNDSANAERIKDSPRKSSKMMKKIGVGLVGICVVAGLVWYTFIHQTEVSFEELVMEDNVVYLRDDTKSFTGVAISTFPNGKLKVRVEFQEGRENGMYELWHEDGTLIHQAEYSKGSYSGPVKWWTPEGKLAIEAEFSDGREVSSKTHIEFEIPFDTIPRILPRTN, encoded by the coding sequence TTGGAAACGACGCAAGTTTCAGTATTGGCGGTGTATGTTTCGCGTAATGGGCAGAGCTATGGCCCGTTTTCGCGGGAGGATTTGTGGGGGCATTTTCAGTCCGGCGCATTCGTGGCCACAGATTTGGCGTGGCACGAAGGGATGGCAGAATGGACACAATTAACTGATCTGTTCGAGCCCGCACCCATTCCCGTGATGCCAGTTGCGCCAGTGGCCCCGGCAATTGCGTTTGTGCCTAAGTCTTCTGAACTCAGTGTGAAGACGTCAAATTCAATCAGTAATACCGGCATACGGCAGAATGACAGTGCAAATGCTGAACGTATAAAAGATTCGCCCAGAAAGAGCTCAAAAATGATGAAGAAAATAGGAGTGGGATTGGTTGGAATATGCGTGGTGGCCGGATTGGTTTGGTACACTTTTATCCACCAAACTGAGGTGAGCTTTGAGGAATTGGTGATGGAAGACAATGTAGTTTATTTGAGGGACGATACGAAGTCTTTTACTGGGGTGGCTATTTCTACTTTTCCGAATGGGAAGTTGAAAGTGAGAGTAGAATTTCAGGAGGGGAGGGAAAATGGAATGTATGAGCTTTGGCACGAGGATGGAACTTTGATTCATCAGGCGGAATACTCAAAGGGAAGTTATTCGGGGCCTGTGAAATGGTGGACTCCTGAAGGAAAACTGGCGATTGAAGCTGAATTTTCCGACGGTCGAGAGGTTTCGTCTAAAACTCATATTGAATTTGAAATTCCCTTTGACACGATTCCTAGAATTCTGCCGCGAACGAATTAA